The Salvelinus alpinus chromosome 28, SLU_Salpinus.1, whole genome shotgun sequence genome includes a window with the following:
- the LOC139557820 gene encoding probable glutamate receptor, giving the protein MKAFIGLAVCVVALLAVVCTAGPPVLSVTTILQEPYTMTQGSELEGYCIDLLAEIAKKLDFKYTVHLVKDGKYGQQDESGNWLGMIGEVVRGEAELAVASLTLTATREQGVEMSTPFMQTGIGFILSRDLGSEESHSLSFLFPFSTEMWVGILLAFLVTGLCIYLVARISPCEWADPETDELSFTLLHSFWYITGALTLQGAGPHPKGLSGRVISAIWWVFAVVLLACYFSNFNAMLRSDSKYVSVNNFEELAKQDVIDYGTVEGGSTFNFFKNSNNPTYRRIYQHMERKKSCVASVEEGNRRTQEGNYAFIGEAASLDLAVARYCNLIRSSELIAMRGYSIAAPLGFPMMKNITVAILQLSESGELAFLQSKWWASSCLPEGGQAPHALQPHLLRGLFLLLALGLGLGLLMALLELASKARSQAKDQKKSCCSVLLAELSQRFGSRGAKAGSETSEKSKA; this is encoded by the exons GGCCCCCGGTGTTATCCGTCACCACTATATTG CAAGAACCATACACTATGACCCAAGGGTCTGAGCTGGAGGGGTACTGCATTGACCTGCTGGCGGAGATCGCCAAAAAGTTGGACTTCAAGTACACCGTGCACCTGGTGAAGGATGGAAAATACGGGCAACAGGACGAGAGCGGAAACTGGTTGGGGATGATCGGGGAGGTGGTCCGAGGG GAGGCCGAACTGGCGGTTGCCTCTCTGACCCTCACAGCGACCAGGGAGCAGGGGGTGGAGATGAGCACTCCCTTCATGCAGACGGGCATTGGTTTCATCCTGAGCAGGGACCTGGGCTCCGAGGAGAGCCACTCCCTCAGcttcctcttccccttctccaCGGAGATGTGGGTGGGCATCCTCCTGGCCTTCCTGGTGACCGGCCTCTGCATATATCTGGTGGCTAG GATAAGCCCCTGTGAGTGGGCAGACCCCGAGACAGACGAACTCAGCTTCACTCTCCTGCACAGCTTCTGGTACATCACTGGAGCCCTGACCCTGCAAG GTGCTGGCCCACACCCTAAAGGCCTGTCTGGTCGCGTTATCAGCGCCATCTGGTGGGTGTTCGCGGTGGTGCTCCTGGCCTGCTACTTCAGCAACTTTAACGCCATGCTACGCTCGGATTCCAAATACGTCTCGGTGAATAACTTCGAGGAGCTGGCCAAACAGGACGTCATCGACTACGGAACAGTCGAAGGGGGATCCACGTTCAACTTCTTCAAA AACTCCAACAACCCCACCTACCGACGCATCTACCAGCATATGGAGAGGAAGAAAAGCTGCGTGGCTTCAGTGGAAGAGGGCAATCGACGCACCCAGGAAGGCAACTACGCCTTTATTGGAGAGGCAGCGTCTCTGGACCTGGCTGTGGCTCGCTACTGCAACCTGATCCGCAGCAGCGAACTCATCGCCATGAGAGGGTACAGCATTGCAGCACCCCTAG gCTTTCCCATGATGAAGAACATAACAGTGGCCATACTGCAACTGAGTGAATCTGGGGAGTTGGCCTTCCTGCAGAGTAAGTGGTGGGCCAGCAGCTGCTTGCCAGAGGGGGGCCAAGCCCCACATGCCCTCCAGCCCCACCTCCTGAGGGGCCTCTTCCTGCTCCTGGCCCTGGGGTTGGGCCTGGGACTCCTCATGGCCCTCCTGGAGCTTGCCTCCAAGGCCCGCAGTCAAGCCAAGGACCAGAAG AAATCCTGCTGCTCAGTGTTGTTGGCAGAACTGAGTCAGCGCTTTGGATCGCGTGGGGCAAAAGCAGGCTCAGAGACGTCAGAGAAGAGCAAAGCGTAA